The sequence TTCAGGAGATGGCAGATCGGAAATTCGAACTGCTCAAGTCCAATCCACGTCATCCGTCCCTGCACTTCAAGAAGATCGGAAATAAGGAGCAGCTATGGTCGGTGCGCGTCGGTCTGCATTACAGAGCGTTGGGGAGAGAGAAGCCTGAAGGGATCGTGTGGTTCTGGGTTGGGACGCACGCTGAGTACGATAGACTCATTTCTTGAACGCCAATCCGCCGCATAACCCACCGTTGCACCTGACGGTGGGCATTTCGGCGTCGTTTGCTGCTGTGCCCTTGCCAGAACGGTTTCCTTCATTTTAGGGACGCTGCCAGAGATTCCACCGCAGGTGAACTTTGCCGTTATACCGCTTAAACTAAATCACTGAGATGTCAGAAGTTTTTCAATATAAATACGAAGACCTTTTCAATCTAACTATTCAAGCTCTGAAAAATTTGGGCGGATCAGCTTCTATATCAGAAATTGAAGATCAGGTTAGTAAAATTCTCAATTTATCAGATGAAGAGATTAACGATATTCAAAAAAAGTAGAGCAAAACTAAGATACAGGTTAGCTTGAGACAGAAATTACCTTTTCATCACCGCGACCCATTCGACCGTATGATCATCGCGCAGGTGCAGGTGGAAGCCCTGTCGGTCGTGAGCAA comes from Salisaeta longa DSM 21114 and encodes:
- a CDS encoding ParE family toxin-like protein, producing MKHFTLPRFWKHYRNLPEDIQEMADRKFELLKSNPRHPSLHFKKIGNKEQLWSVRVGLHYRALGREKPEGIVWFWVGTHAEYDRLIS